The following are encoded in a window of Allosphingosinicella indica genomic DNA:
- a CDS encoding winged helix DNA-binding protein, with protein sequence MAADGFAMTSYGHQPSALLLTDGDAAAARVRQMAERANLRICGSDRIADAIGRIERQAAMDAVLVEIEHDPGPMLDRLLERLAADTAASRYGAVIVAPPALIDAIAARGEGRIEHLCDPSEEERALATAAAAGRTQARLHDVVKSGVSPNLQQLSAEVGRIASMLAELSEQGEDAALARAAVEEGGAAIDPEALRHFIRVRRMRERFFHPALFADPAWDMLLDLMASRLEGTKVAVSSLCIAAAVPPTTALRWIKTLTDHGLFVRQADPADGRRVFIELSDDAARAMEGWYRATMKLLQQVDAKD encoded by the coding sequence ATGGCCGCGGACGGATTTGCGATGACATCTTACGGGCATCAACCCTCGGCGCTGCTGCTGACGGACGGGGATGCGGCGGCGGCGCGCGTGCGGCAGATGGCCGAGCGCGCGAACCTGCGCATTTGCGGAAGCGACCGGATCGCCGATGCGATCGGGCGGATCGAGCGGCAGGCGGCGATGGACGCGGTCCTGGTCGAGATCGAGCACGATCCCGGCCCGATGCTCGACCGGCTGCTCGAGCGGCTGGCGGCCGACACCGCCGCGTCGCGCTACGGCGCGGTGATCGTCGCACCGCCGGCGCTGATCGATGCGATCGCGGCGCGCGGCGAGGGGCGGATCGAGCATCTCTGCGATCCGAGCGAGGAGGAGCGGGCGCTGGCGACCGCAGCCGCCGCGGGGCGCACGCAGGCGCGGCTGCACGATGTCGTCAAATCGGGCGTGTCGCCCAATCTCCAGCAATTGAGCGCCGAGGTCGGCCGCATCGCATCGATGCTGGCCGAACTGTCCGAGCAGGGCGAAGATGCCGCGCTCGCGCGTGCGGCGGTGGAAGAGGGCGGCGCGGCAATCGATCCCGAGGCGCTGCGCCATTTCATCCGCGTGCGGCGGATGCGCGAGCGCTTCTTCCATCCGGCGCTGTTCGCCGATCCCGCCTGGGACATGCTGCTCGATCTGATGGCGTCGCGGCTGGAGGGCACCAAGGTGGCGGTCTCCAGCCTCTGCATCGCCGCCGCGGTTCCGCCGACGACGGCGCTGCGCTGGATCAAGACGCTGACCGACCACGGCCTCTTCGTCCGCCAGGCCGACCCTGCCGACGGGCGCCGCGTCTTCATCGAATTGTCCGACGATGCGGCGAGGGCGATGGAAGGCTGGTATCGCGCGACGATGAAATTGCTCCAGCAGGTCGACGCCAAGGATTGA
- a CDS encoding NAD(P)(+) transhydrogenase (Re/Si-specific) subunit beta: MHEALDVPAWVPLAYLIAGICFIIALRGLSSPESSRRGNRYGMAGMAIAVGTTLGIHDIASLPEIIAAIAIGGVIGFVIARRIAMTAMPQLVAAFHSLVGMAAVLVAAAAFLNPQAFGIADAAGVIFPVSRIEMGLGIAIGAITFSGSVIAFLKLNGNMSGKPILVPARHLINLGTLAAILILIGLWTAAATPEPWMFWTVTVLAFAIGFLLIIPIGGADMPVVVSMLNSYSGWAAAAMGFTLGNSAMIITGALVGSSGAILSYIMCRAMNRSFISVISGGFGAVADAGGDAEKIDRPWKRGSAEDAAFLMGQAEQVIIVPGYGMAVAQAQHVLREMGDKLKEHGVRVKYAIHPVAGRMPGHMNVLLAEANVPYDEVFELEDINSEFSQSDVAFVIGANDVTNPAAKTDKSSPIYGMPVLDVEKAKTVLFVKRSMGGVGYAGVDNDVFYRDNTMMLLADAKKMVEEIVKSID; this comes from the coding sequence ATGCATGAAGCCTTGGACGTGCCGGCCTGGGTGCCGCTCGCCTATCTGATCGCCGGCATCTGCTTCATCATCGCGCTGCGCGGGCTCTCCAGCCCGGAGTCGAGCCGCCGCGGCAACCGATACGGCATGGCCGGCATGGCGATTGCGGTGGGCACCACGCTAGGGATCCACGACATCGCGAGCCTGCCCGAAATCATCGCGGCGATCGCGATCGGCGGCGTGATCGGCTTCGTCATCGCGCGGCGCATCGCGATGACGGCGATGCCGCAGCTCGTCGCCGCGTTCCACAGCCTCGTGGGCATGGCCGCTGTGCTCGTCGCCGCCGCCGCCTTTCTCAATCCGCAGGCCTTCGGCATCGCCGATGCCGCGGGCGTCATCTTCCCGGTCAGCCGGATCGAGATGGGGCTGGGCATCGCGATCGGCGCGATCACCTTCTCAGGATCGGTGATCGCCTTCCTGAAATTGAACGGCAACATGTCGGGCAAGCCGATCCTCGTGCCGGCGCGCCACCTCATCAACCTCGGCACGCTCGCCGCGATCCTGATCCTCATTGGCCTCTGGACCGCCGCGGCGACGCCCGAGCCGTGGATGTTCTGGACGGTCACCGTACTCGCATTCGCGATCGGCTTCCTGCTCATCATCCCGATCGGCGGCGCGGACATGCCGGTCGTCGTCTCGATGCTCAATTCCTATTCGGGCTGGGCGGCGGCGGCGATGGGCTTCACGCTCGGCAACAGTGCCATGATCATCACCGGCGCGCTGGTCGGCTCGTCGGGCGCGATCCTGAGCTACATCATGTGCCGGGCGATGAACCGCAGCTTCATCAGCGTCATTTCGGGCGGGTTCGGCGCGGTCGCGGATGCCGGCGGCGATGCCGAGAAGATCGACCGGCCGTGGAAGCGCGGCAGCGCCGAGGACGCCGCCTTCCTCATGGGCCAGGCCGAGCAGGTCATCATCGTGCCAGGCTACGGCATGGCGGTGGCGCAGGCGCAGCACGTGCTGCGCGAGATGGGCGACAAGCTGAAGGAGCATGGCGTCCGCGTGAAATACGCCATCCACCCGGTCGCGGGGCGCATGCCGGGGCACATGAACGTGCTGCTCGCCGAAGCGAACGTGCCCTATGACGAAGTGTTCGAGCTGGAGGACATCAACAGCGAATTCAGCCAGTCCGACGTCGCCTTCGTGATCGGCGCCAACGATGTCACCAACCCGGCGGCGAAGACCGACAAGAGCTCGCCGATCTACGGCATGCCGGTGCTCGACGTGGAGAAGGCCAAGACCGTGCTGTTCGTGAAGCGATCGATGGGCGGCGTCGGTTATGCGGGCGTCGACAATGACGTCTTCTATCGCGACAACACGATGATGCTGCTCGCCGACGCCAAGAAGATGGTCGAGGAGATCGTCAAGTCGATCGACTGA
- a CDS encoding NAD(P) transhydrogenase subunit alpha: protein MDFISILSIFVLACFVGYYVVWSVTPALHTPLMAVTNAISSVIIVGALIASAEAGSVAAKWLGLAAVVMASINIFGGFAVTERMLAMYKKKER, encoded by the coding sequence ATGGACTTCATTTCGATCCTGTCGATCTTCGTGCTCGCCTGCTTCGTCGGCTATTACGTCGTCTGGTCGGTGACGCCGGCGCTGCACACGCCGCTGATGGCGGTCACCAACGCGATTTCCTCGGTCATCATCGTCGGCGCGCTGATCGCATCGGCGGAAGCCGGATCGGTCGCGGCCAAATGGCTTGGTCTCGCCGCGGTGGTGATGGCGAGCATCAACATCTTCGGCGGCTTCGCGGTCACCGAGCGGATGCTCGCGATGTACAAGAAGAAAGAGCGCTGA
- a CDS encoding TerC family protein gives MDSIMVLLADPAAWAALITLVVLEVVLGIDNLIFISILSNKLPEHQQQKARRIGIGLALVMRLALLSIIAWIVGLTQVVFDLGLTGPVNEHGQPAFETAFSWRDLILIAGGLFLVWKATKEIHHTVDPTPTEDVFDTSKATLSFGSAIFQIILLDMVFSIDSILTAVGMTEHLPIMVVAVITAVIVMLLAADPLANFIKRNPTVVMLALGFLLMIGVVLIADGFGVHVPKGYIYAAMAFSAMVEGLNMMSRRRQQSRAAPKE, from the coding sequence ATGGATTCGATCATGGTGCTGCTCGCCGATCCGGCGGCATGGGCGGCTCTGATTACGCTCGTCGTGCTGGAAGTCGTGCTCGGCATCGACAACCTCATCTTCATCTCGATCCTCTCCAACAAGCTGCCCGAGCATCAGCAGCAGAAGGCGCGGCGCATCGGCATCGGCCTCGCGCTCGTCATGCGGCTCGCGCTGCTCTCGATCATCGCATGGATCGTCGGCCTGACCCAGGTGGTGTTCGATCTTGGGCTTACCGGGCCGGTCAACGAACATGGCCAGCCCGCGTTCGAGACGGCCTTCTCGTGGCGCGATCTGATCCTCATCGCAGGTGGCCTGTTCCTAGTGTGGAAGGCGACCAAGGAGATCCACCACACTGTCGATCCGACGCCGACGGAGGATGTGTTCGACACTTCGAAGGCCACGCTCAGCTTCGGCAGCGCGATCTTCCAGATCATCCTGCTCGACATGGTGTTCTCGATCGATTCGATCCTGACCGCGGTCGGCATGACCGAGCATCTGCCCATCATGGTGGTCGCGGTCATCACCGCGGTGATCGTGATGCTGCTCGCCGCCGATCCGCTCGCCAATTTCATCAAGCGCAACCCGACCGTCGTCATGCTGGCGCTCGGCTTCCTGCTGATGATCGGCGTGGTGCTGATCGCCGACGGCTTCGGCGTCCATGTGCCCAAGGGCTACATCTACGCGGCGATGGCCTTCTCGGCGATGGTCGAGGGGCTCAACATGATGTCGCGCCGCCGCCAGCAGAGCCGCGCGGCACCGAAGGAATAA
- a CDS encoding cold-shock protein, producing MSFDKGRRGDRGGRGKDKRDGFGDENYGGYSDRGGGGGGYGAPRSGGGGYGDRGGFGGGGGGGYGDRGGGGYGGGGGFRGGGGGGGFGGGGGGGRGMPPQVVGEGKGVVKFFNSQKGFGFVVRDDGGEDVFVHISAVEQAGLTGLAEGQPLEFTLVDRGGRVSATNLKIEGDPLPVEDRGGGDRGGAGGPQRQLTGEKAQGTVKFFNAMKGFGFISRDDGQPDTFVHISAVERAGMVNLNEGDRLEFELEVDRRGKTAAVNLQPIQ from the coding sequence ATGAGTTTCGACAAGGGACGCCGGGGCGACCGCGGCGGGCGCGGCAAAGACAAGCGCGACGGTTTCGGGGACGAAAATTACGGTGGCTACAGCGACCGCGGCGGTGGCGGCGGCGGTTACGGCGCACCCCGTAGCGGTGGTGGCGGCTATGGCGATCGCGGCGGCTTCGGCGGCGGTGGTGGCGGCGGCTACGGCGATCGTGGCGGCGGTGGCTACGGCGGCGGCGGTGGCTTCCGCGGCGGCGGTGGCGGCGGCGGATTTGGTGGCGGCGGCGGCGGTGGCCGCGGCATGCCCCCGCAGGTCGTCGGCGAAGGCAAAGGCGTCGTGAAGTTCTTCAACAGCCAGAAGGGCTTCGGCTTCGTCGTTCGTGACGATGGCGGCGAGGACGTGTTCGTGCACATCAGCGCGGTCGAGCAGGCGGGCCTCACCGGCCTCGCCGAAGGCCAGCCGCTCGAGTTCACGCTCGTCGATCGCGGCGGCCGCGTGTCCGCGACCAACCTCAAGATCGAGGGCGATCCGCTTCCGGTCGAGGACCGCGGCGGTGGCGATCGCGGCGGCGCCGGCGGCCCGCAGCGTCAGCTCACCGGCGAGAAGGCGCAGGGCACCGTCAAGTTCTTCAACGCGATGAAGGGTTTCGGCTTCATCAGCCGCGATGACGGCCAGCCCGACACCTTCGTGCACATCTCGGCGGTCGAACGCGCCGGCATGGTCAACCTCAACGAGGGCGACCGGCTGGAGTTCGAGCTCGAGGTCGACCGCCGCGGCAAGACCGCAGCGGTGAACCTGCAGCCGATCCAGTAA
- a CDS encoding cisplatin damage response ATP-dependent DNA ligase gives MRDFSELLDGLVYTRSRNAKLKLIGDYLRRTPDPDRGFALAALTGELDLPGVKPAAIRGLIEERIDPLLYRMSRDYVGDMAETVSLLWPKAIDQPDDLDDGTIRLSAAVERLQSLGRADAPGALAAMLDHLDASGRFALLKLATGSLRIGVSARLAKTALAQAFGLDVDAVEEVWHGIPPPYTALFDWAEGRGTQPTPANVPVFRPFMLAHPLEELRLDLADYAAEWKWDGIRVQIVRTGGETRLYSRAGDDISGSFPEVAEAFDRDGAVDGELLVRGEGQGSDDAGGAAGSFNALQQRLGRKVVSPKMLREYPAFVRLYDILFDGPEDLRELAWTERRERLDAFVAALEADRFDLSPTIEAADFDALESIRAGARDAAIEGVMLKRRDSPYVAGRRTGLWYKWKRDPLTADCVLMYAQRGSGKRSSFYSDFTFGCWAEDGGLLPVGKAYFGFTDEELKWLDRFVRNHTVERFGPVREVEKKLVLEVAFDSIHASKRHKSGLAMRFPRISRIRQDKPATEADLIATLERMAT, from the coding sequence ATGCGTGACTTTTCCGAGCTGCTGGACGGGCTCGTCTACACGCGATCGCGCAATGCGAAGCTGAAGCTGATCGGTGATTATCTCCGCCGCACGCCTGATCCAGACCGCGGCTTCGCGCTCGCGGCGCTGACCGGCGAGCTCGACCTGCCAGGCGTGAAACCCGCCGCGATCCGCGGGCTGATCGAGGAGCGGATCGATCCTCTGCTCTACCGGATGAGCCGCGACTATGTCGGCGACATGGCCGAGACGGTGTCGTTGCTCTGGCCCAAGGCGATCGACCAGCCCGACGATCTGGACGACGGCACGATCCGGCTGTCGGCCGCGGTCGAGCGGCTTCAGTCGCTCGGGAGGGCGGACGCGCCCGGCGCGCTCGCGGCGATGCTCGATCATCTCGATGCCAGCGGCCGGTTCGCGCTGCTGAAGCTGGCCACCGGATCGCTGCGCATCGGCGTTTCCGCGCGGCTCGCCAAGACCGCGCTGGCGCAGGCGTTCGGGCTCGATGTCGATGCGGTGGAGGAGGTGTGGCACGGCATCCCGCCGCCCTACACGGCGCTGTTCGATTGGGCGGAGGGGCGCGGGACGCAGCCGACGCCGGCCAACGTGCCGGTATTCCGACCGTTCATGCTCGCGCATCCGCTGGAGGAGCTTCGGCTCGACCTCGCCGATTATGCTGCCGAGTGGAAGTGGGACGGCATCCGCGTCCAGATCGTCCGCACCGGCGGCGAGACGCGGCTCTACAGCCGCGCGGGCGACGACATATCGGGCAGTTTCCCGGAGGTCGCGGAAGCCTTCGATCGCGATGGCGCGGTGGACGGCGAGCTGCTGGTCCGCGGCGAGGGGCAGGGGAGCGATGATGCCGGCGGCGCGGCGGGCAGCTTCAACGCGTTGCAGCAGCGGCTGGGGCGGAAGGTGGTCTCGCCAAAGATGCTGCGCGAATATCCCGCCTTCGTCCGGCTCTACGACATATTGTTCGACGGGCCGGAGGATCTGCGCGAGTTGGCCTGGACCGAACGGCGCGAGCGGCTCGACGCGTTCGTTGCCGCGCTCGAAGCGGACCGGTTCGATCTCTCGCCAACGATCGAGGCGGCGGACTTCGACGCGCTGGAGAGCATTCGCGCCGGGGCGCGCGACGCCGCGATCGAAGGGGTGATGCTCAAGCGCCGCGACAGCCCGTACGTCGCGGGGCGGCGGACGGGCCTCTGGTACAAATGGAAGCGCGACCCGCTGACCGCCGATTGCGTGCTGATGTATGCGCAGCGCGGTAGCGGCAAGCGATCGAGCTTCTATTCGGACTTCACCTTCGGCTGCTGGGCCGAGGACGGCGGGCTGCTGCCGGTCGGCAAGGCCTATTTCGGCTTCACCGACGAGGAGCTGAAATGGCTCGACCGCTTCGTGCGCAACCACACCGTCGAGCGGTTCGGGCCGGTGCGCGAGGTGGAGAAGAAACTGGTGCTTGAAGTCGCGTTCGACTCGATCCACGCCTCGAAGCGACACAAGTCCGGCCTCGCGATGCGCTTCCCGCGGATCAGCCGCATTCGCCAGGACAAGCCGGCGACGGAAGCGGACTTGATTGCAACCCTGGAGCGGATGGCGACCTGA
- a CDS encoding GGDEF domain-containing protein, producing the protein MSDDSVHEKAQRRAYKDIGAFLEQHRLDINPANYALVYWVVTQSNPDAVEHVTRLTGDGLRLTQAEADRIMALVGEDAPRSGAPAIQIEAIQAQVARFAELVDQTRASTESYGRDLEAQADELAGARPDTALADLVRLTSAMIARTRDAERALDEATGEAAALRDKLEEAREEASHDVLTGLPNRRAFEARYEVLAATGEPISVAICDIDLFKSINDSHGHAVGDRVLKAVAGDMRDTCEGHFVGRLGGEEFVILIAGMKHEAACALVDAARLAVADRKFRVRETDRPIGTVTFSAGVARRGMDEPRETALGRADALLYRAKENGRNRIECD; encoded by the coding sequence ATGTCGGACGATAGCGTGCACGAGAAGGCGCAGCGCCGCGCCTACAAGGATATCGGCGCGTTTCTCGAGCAGCACCGGCTCGACATCAATCCGGCCAATTACGCACTCGTCTATTGGGTCGTCACGCAGAGCAATCCGGACGCGGTCGAGCATGTCACGCGCCTCACCGGGGATGGTCTGCGGCTGACCCAGGCGGAGGCCGATCGCATCATGGCGCTGGTCGGCGAGGATGCGCCGCGCTCAGGCGCGCCGGCGATCCAGATCGAGGCCATCCAGGCACAGGTCGCCCGTTTCGCCGAACTCGTCGATCAGACGCGGGCGAGCACCGAATCCTACGGCCGCGACCTGGAAGCACAGGCCGACGAGCTGGCCGGCGCGCGGCCCGACACCGCGCTCGCCGATCTCGTGCGCCTCACCAGCGCGATGATCGCGCGCACCCGCGATGCCGAGCGCGCGCTCGACGAAGCGACCGGCGAGGCCGCGGCGCTCCGCGACAAGCTGGAAGAGGCGCGCGAGGAAGCCAGCCATGACGTGCTGACCGGCCTTCCCAACCGCCGCGCCTTCGAAGCGCGATATGAGGTGCTGGCGGCGACGGGCGAGCCGATCTCGGTCGCGATCTGCGACATCGATCTGTTCAAGTCGATCAACGACAGCCACGGCCATGCGGTCGGTGATCGCGTGCTGAAGGCGGTGGCCGGCGACATGCGCGACACTTGCGAGGGGCATTTCGTCGGGCGGCTCGGCGGCGAGGAATTCGTCATCCTGATCGCGGGAATGAAGCACGAGGCGGCGTGCGCGCTCGTCGATGCCGCTCGACTTGCCGTCGCCGATCGCAAGTTCCGCGTGCGCGAGACCGACCGGCCGATCGGCACCGTCACCTTTTCCGCCGGCGTCGCGCGCCGCGGCATGGACGAGCCGCGCGAAACCGCGCTCGGCCGCGCCGACGCGCTTCTCTACCGCGCCAAGGAAAACGGCCGCAACCGCATCGAGTGCGACTAG
- a CDS encoding tetratricopeptide repeat-containing sulfotransferase family protein codes for MTSLAQAIDLARRGDEDGARRAAEAALAASPADAAILHFLGVMACRAGDLPAGVTHLRGALAAEPANDAARVMLARALIDIGQIGAASEVAAYKGAAGPAEIELKRIAGYAAQARGDGAGAIEAYRAVVAREPGDWESWNNLGNALRLQGDGAGAVEALRRALAIRPSVGAIHFNLGAALADNGDLDGALTAYAEAARLDPVAPEPVLEAGRVLRHLARHDEALRALDRAATLAPASATPLLERARTLVSVQRFAEAEEAYERVLALPEPGPEAFLELAFLLERTSRLDALPGLIARGEELRLPEDAIAYLRALLLRREGKLEEALAAARQSPADFQPERRARLIGKLADKLGRSREAFDAFAEMNRIAAADQPEMRAAATAYRDQIAADTALMTRAWVDSWRTATPDTERPAPTFLVAFPRSGTTLLDTLLMGHPDTVVLEEEALLQQSKDALGDLSRLADLDDAGATRLRGIYFEALDALIPAERTAGKLVIDKLPLNILGAPLIRRIFPDARFIFALRHPCDVVLSCFMQNFELNPAMANFLDLGDAATLYNRVMTFWERSRALLPLAVHETRYEDVVADTERTMRPLIAFLGLEWDDRLLDNQRTAKARGAILTPSYDQVTERIYADAAGRWALHRDRLADVLPVLAPWAGKFGYDL; via the coding sequence GTGACATCGCTTGCACAGGCCATCGATCTCGCCCGGCGCGGCGATGAGGACGGTGCGCGGCGCGCGGCGGAGGCTGCGCTGGCGGCGAGTCCGGCGGACGCGGCCATCCTTCATTTTCTGGGTGTGATGGCCTGCCGCGCAGGGGACTTGCCGGCGGGAGTAACGCATCTGCGCGGCGCGCTGGCCGCGGAGCCCGCAAACGACGCGGCGCGGGTCATGCTGGCGCGGGCGCTGATCGATATCGGGCAGATCGGCGCGGCCTCCGAAGTGGCCGCCTATAAGGGCGCAGCAGGGCCGGCCGAGATCGAGCTCAAGCGCATCGCCGGATATGCGGCGCAGGCGCGGGGCGACGGTGCGGGGGCGATCGAAGCCTATCGCGCGGTCGTCGCGCGCGAACCCGGCGACTGGGAAAGCTGGAACAACCTCGGCAATGCGCTGCGCCTGCAGGGCGATGGCGCCGGCGCGGTCGAGGCGCTGCGTCGCGCGCTGGCGATCCGGCCGAGCGTCGGCGCGATCCACTTCAATCTCGGCGCCGCGCTCGCCGACAATGGCGATCTGGACGGCGCGCTGACGGCCTATGCGGAGGCCGCGCGGCTGGATCCGGTCGCGCCGGAGCCGGTGCTAGAGGCGGGGCGGGTGCTGCGCCATCTCGCGCGGCATGACGAGGCGCTGCGCGCGCTCGACCGTGCCGCCACATTGGCGCCCGCCAGCGCAACGCCGCTGCTGGAGCGCGCGCGAACGCTGGTCAGCGTGCAGCGCTTCGCCGAGGCCGAGGAGGCTTATGAGCGCGTGCTGGCCTTGCCGGAGCCGGGGCCGGAGGCGTTTCTCGAACTGGCGTTTTTGTTAGAGCGGACCAGCCGTCTCGATGCGCTGCCTGGCCTGATCGCGCGGGGCGAGGAACTGAGGTTGCCCGAAGACGCGATTGCCTATCTTCGGGCGCTGCTGCTGCGCCGCGAGGGAAAGCTGGAGGAAGCGCTGGCGGCCGCACGGCAGTCGCCGGCGGATTTCCAGCCCGAGCGCCGTGCGCGTTTGATCGGCAAGCTCGCCGACAAACTCGGCCGCAGCAGGGAGGCGTTCGACGCCTTTGCCGAGATGAACCGCATCGCGGCGGCGGACCAGCCCGAGATGCGTGCGGCGGCAACGGCGTATCGCGACCAGATCGCGGCCGATACGGCGCTGATGACGCGGGCCTGGGTCGATAGCTGGCGTACCGCGACGCCCGACACCGAGCGGCCCGCGCCGACTTTTCTCGTCGCCTTCCCGCGCTCTGGGACGACGCTGCTAGACACGCTGCTGATGGGGCATCCAGATACGGTCGTGCTGGAGGAAGAGGCGCTGCTGCAGCAATCCAAGGATGCGCTGGGCGATCTTTCGCGGCTCGCCGATCTCGACGACGCCGGGGCGACCCGGCTGCGGGGCATTTATTTCGAGGCGCTCGACGCGCTCATCCCCGCGGAGCGGACGGCGGGCAAGCTGGTGATCGACAAGCTGCCGCTCAACATCCTCGGCGCGCCGCTCATACGCCGCATTTTCCCCGACGCGCGCTTCATCTTCGCGCTCCGCCATCCGTGCGACGTGGTGCTGAGCTGTTTCATGCAGAATTTCGAGCTCAACCCCGCGATGGCCAACTTCCTCGACCTGGGCGACGCCGCGACGCTTTACAACCGGGTGATGACCTTCTGGGAGCGGAGCCGGGCGCTGTTGCCGCTCGCGGTCCATGAGACGCGCTACGAGGATGTGGTCGCCGACACTGAGCGGACAATGCGGCCACTGATCGCCTTCTTGGGGCTGGAGTGGGACGACCGGCTGCTCGACAACCAGCGCACCGCAAAGGCGCGGGGCGCGATCCTGACGCCGAGCTACGACCAGGTCACCGAGCGCATCTATGCGGACGCGGCGGGCCGCTGGGCGCTGCATCGCGACCGGCTGGCGGACGTGCTGCCGGTGCTGGCGCCCTGGGCCGGAAAGTTCGGCTACGACCTCTAG
- a CDS encoding Dps family protein has protein sequence MADTPKKLDTPTDLETNAVRSVAEALNASLADSYAVYLKTKNFHWHVSGPHFRDYHLLLDDQATQILGTTDAIAERVRKTGGTTLRSIGHIGRLQRVEDNDADFVSAKDMLLELHKDNLKLVEGFREVKELAEDAGDNATSGVVDEWTDLAEERAWFLFETSRGA, from the coding sequence ATGGCCGACACGCCCAAGAAGCTCGATACGCCCACCGATCTCGAGACCAACGCCGTGCGCAGCGTCGCCGAAGCGCTCAATGCGTCGCTGGCGGACAGCTATGCGGTCTATCTCAAGACCAAGAATTTCCACTGGCACGTCTCCGGCCCGCATTTCCGCGACTATCATCTGCTGCTCGACGATCAAGCGACCCAGATCCTCGGCACCACCGATGCGATCGCCGAGCGGGTGCGCAAGACCGGCGGCACGACATTGCGCTCGATCGGCCATATCGGCCGGCTGCAGCGGGTGGAGGACAATGACGCCGATTTTGTCTCGGCGAAGGACATGCTGCTGGAGCTGCACAAGGACAATCTGAAGCTGGTCGAGGGCTTTCGCGAAGTGAAGGAGCTGGCCGAGGACGCCGGCGACAACGCCACCTCCGGCGTGGTCGACGAATGGACCGACCTTGCCGAGGAGCGCGCCTGGTTCCTGTTCGAGACGAGCCGGGGCGCCTGA
- a CDS encoding TMEM165/GDT1 family protein codes for MEALLTAFVGAALAEWGDKTHFLVMALAARFGRPGQILAGVALAALAGSAIAAVAGSLLAGLITIRALTLLVAVALLFAGIAGLIGERAPERALKWTQAPFLAAAIGFFVVEFGDRSQFLTFAIAARYDSALLAALGATAGLIAASVPATLLGKQLAKAVPMRGIKTGVACLFLLAGLVVAVQALRLI; via the coding sequence TTGGAAGCTCTCCTTACCGCCTTCGTCGGCGCCGCGCTCGCCGAGTGGGGCGACAAGACGCATTTTCTGGTGATGGCGCTGGCCGCACGCTTCGGCCGGCCGGGGCAGATATTGGCGGGCGTCGCGCTGGCGGCGCTGGCGGGCAGCGCGATCGCTGCGGTCGCGGGATCTTTGCTCGCCGGCCTCATCACCATCCGCGCGCTGACCTTGCTGGTGGCCGTCGCCTTGCTGTTTGCCGGCATCGCCGGACTGATCGGCGAGCGGGCGCCGGAGCGAGCGCTGAAGTGGACGCAGGCGCCCTTCCTTGCCGCCGCGATCGGCTTCTTCGTCGTCGAGTTCGGCGATCGCAGCCAGTTCCTGACCTTCGCGATCGCCGCGCGCTACGATTCGGCCCTGCTCGCTGCGCTTGGCGCCACCGCGGGGCTTATTGCGGCGAGCGTGCCGGCCACGCTGCTCGGCAAGCAGCTCGCCAAGGCGGTGCCGATGCGCGGAATCAAAACGGGTGTCGCTTGCCTCTTCCTGCTCGCCGGTCTGGTTGTTGCGGTCCAGGCGTTGCGGCTGATCTAG
- the rpmG gene encoding 50S ribosomal protein L33, translating to MAKPTTVKIKLVSSADTGFFYVTKKNPRNITEKMTFRKYDPVVRKHVEFKEAKIK from the coding sequence ATGGCCAAGCCGACCACGGTCAAGATCAAGCTCGTCAGCTCCGCCGACACCGGCTTCTTCTACGTGACCAAGAAGAACCCGCGGAACATCACCGAGAAGATGACCTTCCGGAAGTATGATCCCGTCGTGCGCAAGCACGTCGAGTTCAAGGAAGCCAAGATCAAGTGA
- a CDS encoding response regulator, with amino-acid sequence MGQKILVVEDNELNLKLFCDLLRAHDYSAEPVRDGREALDRARAFGPSLIVMDIQMPWISGLELIEQLKADEALRAIPIMAVTAYAAKGDEERIRAAGAEGYVSKPISVVGFVGAVRALLPNGAGQSGEEEE; translated from the coding sequence TTGGGACAAAAAATCCTCGTTGTCGAGGACAACGAACTCAATCTGAAACTGTTCTGCGATCTGCTGCGCGCGCACGATTACAGCGCGGAGCCGGTGCGCGACGGGCGCGAGGCGCTGGATCGCGCGCGCGCCTTCGGGCCGTCGCTGATCGTGATGGACATCCAGATGCCGTGGATCAGCGGACTGGAGCTGATCGAGCAGTTGAAGGCCGACGAGGCGCTGCGCGCCATCCCGATCATGGCGGTGACCGCTTATGCGGCCAAGGGCGACGAGGAGCGTATCCGCGCGGCGGGCGCGGAAGGCTATGTGTCGAAGCCGATATCGGTGGTGGGGTTCGTCGGCGCGGTGCGCGCGCTGCTGCCGAACGGCGCAGGGCAAAGCGGCGAGGAAGAGGAATAA